One Mycolicibacter sp. MU0083 DNA window includes the following coding sequences:
- a CDS encoding Ku protein, translating into MRSIWKGSIAFGLVNVPVKVYSATTDHDIKFHQVHAKDNGRIHYKRVCEICGEVVDYGDIARAYESDDGQMVIVTDDDLGDLPAERDHEIAVLEFIPAADLDPMLFDRSYFLEPASKSIKSYVLLAKTLAETDRVAIVHFALRNKTRLAALRVKNFSKREVMVVHTLLWPDEIRDPDFPALDGEVEIKPAELKMAGQVVESMSDDFDPDRYHDIYTEQLQELITAKLEGGEAFTSEEPPAELDATEDVSDLLAKLEASVKKRSPKKAGGRRGRRGA; encoded by the coding sequence ATGCGTTCCATCTGGAAGGGTTCGATCGCATTCGGTCTGGTCAACGTCCCGGTGAAGGTCTACAGCGCCACCACCGACCATGACATCAAGTTCCACCAGGTGCACGCCAAGGACAACGGTCGCATCCACTACAAGCGGGTCTGCGAGATCTGCGGAGAGGTGGTCGACTACGGCGATATCGCCCGGGCCTACGAATCCGATGACGGTCAGATGGTGATCGTCACCGACGACGACCTCGGCGACCTCCCCGCCGAACGTGACCATGAGATCGCGGTGCTCGAGTTCATCCCGGCCGCCGACCTGGATCCGATGCTCTTCGACCGCTCCTATTTCCTGGAACCGGCGTCGAAGTCGATCAAATCCTATGTGCTGCTGGCCAAGACACTCGCCGAAACCGATCGGGTGGCGATCGTGCATTTCGCCCTCCGTAACAAGACCCGGCTGGCGGCGTTGCGCGTCAAGAACTTCTCCAAACGCGAGGTGATGGTGGTGCATACCCTGTTGTGGCCCGATGAGATCCGCGACCCCGACTTCCCCGCTTTGGACGGGGAGGTCGAGATCAAGCCGGCCGAGCTGAAGATGGCCGGCCAGGTGGTCGAATCGATGTCCGACGACTTCGATCCCGACCGCTACCACGACATCTACACCGAGCAACTGCAGGAGTTGATCACGGCCAAGCTCGAGGGCGGCGAGGCATTCACCAGCGAGGAACCGCCCGCGGAATTGGACGCCACCGAGGATGTCTCCGACCTACTGGCCAAACTTGAGGCCAGCGTCAAGAAGCGATCCCCTAAAAAGGCGGGGGGTCGTCGAGGGCGGCGCGGTGCTTAG
- a CDS encoding ATP-dependent DNA ligase yields MGASTSKPRVSLTNADKVLYPASGTTKADVFDYYTRIAEVMLPHIAGRPATRKRWPNGVAQKSFFEKNLASSAPAWLARAELQHRSGITVYPIIDTVDGLAWIAQQAALEVHVPQWRFVAREKRGAQVLTPGPATRLVFDLDPGEGVSLPQLAVVARAIRDLIADIGLTTFPVTSGSKGLHLYVPLDPPIAGSGTVELAKRIAHQLESEIPDQVTATMARSVRAGKVFLDWSQNNAAKTTVAPYSLRGRDHPTVAAPRTWEELADPELRQLRYDEVLERVARDGDPLAELDAPHDRLATYRAKRDARRTPEPVPDAAPPPGGGSSFVIQEHHARRLHYDFRLEHDGVLVSWAVPKNLPATTSVNHLAVRTEDHPLEYGGFEGTIPKGEYGAGTVRIWDSGSYVTEKFEDTAERGEVIVVLSGRRISGRYALIRTGGDQWLAHRMKDQQAFGFDTLTPMLATPGSVARLDPNQWAFEGKWDGYRLLVEADHGRVRMRSRSGRDVTDDYPQLALGTDDLAEHHLVLDGELVALDADGVPSFTAMQGGTPSAGLQFWAFDLLYLDGRPLLRAAYRDRRSLLETLAWGSDLVVKDLLYPDGARALEESEALGWEGVVAKKWAAPYQPGRRSRAWIKAKHWRTQEVVIGGWRAGEGARAGGIGSLLLGVPDGDRLRFVGRVGTGFTDRQLETLKDLLAPLACDESPFDAKLSRAEAKDVTFVQPSVVAEVRYSERTAEGRLRHPSWRGLRPDKAPDDVVGED; encoded by the coding sequence ATGGGTGCTTCGACCTCCAAGCCCCGGGTCTCGCTGACCAATGCCGACAAGGTGCTCTATCCGGCCAGCGGCACCACCAAGGCCGACGTCTTCGACTACTACACCCGCATCGCCGAGGTGATGCTGCCGCACATCGCGGGCCGCCCGGCCACCCGCAAACGCTGGCCCAACGGCGTCGCGCAGAAATCCTTCTTCGAGAAGAACCTCGCGTCCTCAGCGCCGGCGTGGCTGGCCCGCGCCGAGTTGCAGCACCGCTCGGGCATCACCGTGTACCCGATCATCGACACCGTCGACGGGCTGGCCTGGATAGCCCAGCAGGCCGCGCTGGAAGTCCATGTGCCGCAGTGGCGATTCGTCGCCCGGGAGAAGCGTGGCGCGCAGGTGCTCACACCGGGTCCGGCGACCCGGCTGGTCTTCGACCTCGACCCCGGCGAGGGCGTCTCGCTGCCCCAGCTCGCGGTGGTGGCCCGCGCGATCCGCGATCTGATCGCCGACATCGGGCTGACCACGTTTCCGGTCACCAGCGGCAGCAAAGGGTTGCATCTCTACGTGCCGCTGGATCCGCCGATCGCCGGCTCGGGGACGGTCGAGCTGGCCAAACGCATTGCGCACCAACTGGAATCCGAGATACCCGACCAGGTGACCGCAACCATGGCTCGCAGCGTGCGGGCCGGCAAGGTCTTCCTGGACTGGAGCCAGAACAACGCCGCCAAAACCACCGTCGCACCGTATTCGCTGCGTGGCCGCGACCACCCGACCGTCGCCGCGCCGCGCACCTGGGAGGAACTGGCCGACCCGGAACTGCGGCAGTTGCGCTACGACGAGGTGCTGGAACGGGTGGCCCGCGACGGCGACCCGTTGGCCGAACTGGACGCCCCGCACGATCGGCTCGCCACATACCGGGCCAAGCGTGACGCACGGCGAACGCCCGAACCCGTGCCGGACGCGGCGCCGCCGCCCGGCGGGGGCAGCAGTTTCGTCATTCAGGAACACCACGCCCGCCGGCTGCACTACGACTTCCGGCTGGAGCACGACGGCGTGCTGGTGAGCTGGGCGGTGCCCAAGAACCTGCCGGCGACCACCTCGGTCAACCATCTCGCGGTACGCACCGAAGACCATCCGCTGGAGTACGGCGGTTTCGAGGGCACCATCCCCAAAGGCGAATACGGCGCCGGAACGGTGCGCATCTGGGACTCCGGCAGCTACGTCACCGAGAAGTTCGAGGACACCGCGGAGCGTGGCGAGGTGATCGTGGTGCTGTCCGGGCGCCGGATCTCCGGGCGCTACGCGCTGATCCGCACCGGCGGCGACCAGTGGCTGGCGCATCGGATGAAGGATCAGCAGGCCTTCGGCTTCGACACCCTGACCCCGATGCTGGCCACCCCCGGCTCGGTGGCCCGGCTCGACCCGAACCAATGGGCCTTCGAAGGCAAATGGGACGGCTACCGCCTGCTGGTCGAAGCCGACCACGGCCGGGTGCGGATGCGGTCCCGCAGCGGGCGCGACGTCACCGACGACTACCCGCAGCTCGCCCTCGGGACCGACGATCTGGCCGAGCACCACCTGGTGCTCGACGGCGAACTCGTCGCCCTCGACGCGGACGGTGTGCCCAGTTTCACCGCGATGCAGGGTGGCACGCCTTCCGCGGGTCTGCAGTTCTGGGCCTTCGACCTGCTCTATCTGGACGGCCGTCCGTTGCTGCGGGCGGCCTACCGGGACCGGCGGAGCCTGCTGGAAACCCTGGCGTGGGGATCCGATCTGGTGGTCAAAGACCTGCTGTATCCCGACGGGGCGAGGGCTCTCGAAGAGTCCGAAGCGCTGGGCTGGGAAGGTGTGGTCGCCAAGAAGTGGGCGGCGCCCTATCAGCCCGGTCGGCGGTCGCGGGCCTGGATCAAGGCCAAACACTGGCGCACCCAGGAGGTGGTGATCGGCGGCTGGCGGGCCGGGGAGGGTGCCAGAGCCGGCGGGATCGGCTCACTGTTGCTGGGGGTGCCCGACGGCGATCGCCTGCGGTTCGTCGGTCGGGTCGGTACCGGCTTCACCGATCGTCAGCTGGAGACGCTCAAGGATCTACTGGCGCCGTTGGCCTGCGACGAATCCCCATTCGACGCAAAGCTTTCCCGGGCAGAGGCCAAGGACGTCACCTTCGTGCAGCCGAGCGTGGTGGCCGAGGTGCGCTACAGCGAACGCACCGCCGAGGGCAGACTGCGGCATCCCAGCTGGCGCGGACTGCGGCCCGACAAGGCGCCCGACGACGTGGTGGGTGAGGATTGA